In the genome of Dyadobacter fermentans DSM 18053, the window AGTGGTTCCCGAATTCATATGCGATATCGGCATTAAGAAGGGTGAGAAAATTGACTATGCGATTTTTAGAGACGGATCTCCCATAATTCTTGTTGAATGCAAGCACTGGAAGCAAAAACTGGATGTTCATGACGGTCAGCTACTAAGGTACTTTCATGTTTCCAAAGCGAAATTTTCAATACTAACTAATGGTACAGTCTTTCGATTTTACACTGACTTAGTAGAACCAAACAAAATGGACGAAAAGCCATTTCTTGAATTCAATATTGAAGAAATCAAGGATGGACAAATTGAGCAACTTAAAGAATTTCACAAAGCATACTTCGACGTCGACAATATCTATCAGTCTGCTAGTGAATTAAAATACATAAATGAAATTCGCCACCTAGTCACACAGGAGTTCAACGAACCTAATGACGAATTTGTGAAATATTTTGCGAGACAGGTGTATCCGTCCGTAATGACGTCGAAAGTTGTAGATGCGTTCAGAGCACTCGTAAAAAGGACAATCACAAACATAATCAACGATACAATTAACGAACGACTGAAATCTGCCATTGCGAAACACGATGCACCAATCCAGGAAGAGCCCGCGCCAGGAACAATGACCGTGGCAAATAGCAGCCCAGGCAATCAGGATAAGGAAATCGTCACTACCGACGAAGAGCTTGAAGGTTTTTACATCGTCCGCTCAATCCTGCGCCCTAAGATTCCAGCGGCTCGGATTACTCATCGGGATGCACTTTCGTATTTTGCTATTTTTGTTGACGACAATAATCGGAAGCCTGTTTGTCGACTATATTTGAACAGTCCAACCAAAAGGCACATTGGCGTTTTCGACTCCGACAAAAAAGAGACGAAATTCGAGATCAAAACAATTGACGATATCTACAATCACTCAGAATCGCTAACTAAAATTGTCGAATTGTATTTGGACACTAAGAAATGAGTATTACGCTAGCTCGCAAAAGCCAGGTATGTTTGCCTGGCTTTTAGCGCTCTGCCAGTCGATATGCTAACAACGCACTTACCTAAATCCGCTAAATCCAACCGGTAGATCATCTACCAACTAAACCATTTCTCAGAAACACTTAGTGCAAAGCACGCTTCAAGTATTGCGATCGTATTTCAGCAACAAACAGCTTTCCAATGAAAAAGCATTACGATGTCATCATCATGATGACTTCATTCTTCCTCATCTTCGTGTTTTTCTTCACTGGCGTTTGGGCGTTTTCAGAGAAGATCGGCGATGGGTCATGGAACGAGCAGATATTCATCGGAAGTGGAATCGGCGTTGTAGTTGCCATTGTTACATTTATCGTCTCGCTAATCTGGACATTTGTGAGAGGATGGAAATAATTGCAACTCTCTAAATACAAAGCAAGTAACCTCCCCCACCCGGCGACTTATTAGGACGCTTAACATTTTCCAGCGCCTAATTCCATGAAAATAAAACTCTTATCTACGCTACTTCTCATCACATTCGCGAGCGCGTTTGCGCAGCAGGCCGCGAACCGCCCGACGGTGGTAGCGGGCTTTCCCGTCAATTACAATGAAGATTCCGTCGGAACGTACACATTGCCGGAGTTGCTCAAAACGGCCGATGGTAAGCCCGTGACGACGGCCAGGCAATGGACCGAGAAGCGCCGGCCTGAACTGCTGCGGCTGGCGGAAGAGAATCAATTCGGGAAAATGCCGCCCAAGCCGAAGGATTTGTCATTCCATGCGTTCGATGACGGCACGCCGGCTTTCGATGGGAAGGCCATTCGCAAGCAGGTGACGGTGTATTTTACCAAGGACACGTCGGAGCATAGGATGAACCTGCTGATCTATACCCCCGCAAAGGCCGTGAAACCCGTGCCGCTGCTGATGAACATTTCATTTACAGCCTACAACCAGATTATTGACGATCCCGGCTTACGCGTGGGCGAGATTTGGAACAAGGAGGGCAAAAAAGTGAAGGCCGACAAGCCGACGCCATTTGGAAAACTGAATGTGGAGCAGTTTATCGACGCCGGGATCGGCTTTGCGACCGTGTATTACGGCGACATCGAACCCGATTTTAAAGACGGGCTGACGCATGGCATCCGCAAAACATACCTCAAACCCGGCCAAACGGAGCCGGCCGCCGACGAATGGGGCGCCATTTCCGCCTGGGCCTGGGGACTAAGCCGGGCGATGGACTATTTCGAGACCGACCGGCAGATCGACACCAAACGCATTGCATTGCAGGGCGCGTCGCGGCTCGGGAAGACGGTGCTGTGGGCCGGCATTCGCGATCCGCGGTTCAAAATGGTGATCGCCAGCATTTCCGGCGAGGGCGGGGCGGCATTGGCCCGGCGGAATTACGGCGAGACGATCCGTCACATTTCCGACCCGTCGCGGTACTTGTATCAATTTGCGCCCAATTACCACGGCTGGGCCGGGCGCGTGAACGACATGCCGATCGACGCGCACATGCTCGTGGCGCTCATGGCCCCCCGACCGCTGCTGCTGCAAACCGGGAGTACGGATTACTGGTCCGATCCGAAAGGAGAATTTCTGTCCGCCGTCGCGGCAGCGCCTGTTTACCGCCTTTTCGGAGAAACGGCACCGTCGACTTCTGCGACAATGCCCGCAGCTGGCGACACCGCTTTGCTCATGAACCGCCTCGGATATTTCATGCACGAAGGCGGGCATACCGTGCTGCCCGAGGACTGGCAGCTCTTCATACGCTACATGCAAAAGTATTTGTAAAAAGTCTTTGCAGGCTACTCAAAGCCGCGAAGCGTCGCCGGGCAGGCCGCTGGTTGCACGAATGATTCTTCGTGTAGCTCCGTGGGCCGTCCTACTATACTTCGTGGCTTTTTGATATATCTAAAATCAAACGAACGTGGTTCAATGCAAACGTTTGCATAAACTTGCATTTATAGTTGCTTTATCGGATTTAAATATTTTATTTTGGCTCAAATTCAGTCATTTCATATTTATTAAAATATTTTAAAATAATATTTTCATCATAAACTCAGATTATTAGAAATGTCAAATATTGATCAAAAGATAAAAGTGGCGATCGTGGGCGTAGGCAACTGTGCAAGTTCGCTCGTGCAGGGGGTTGAATACTATACACGCTATGCAGATAAAACCTCTGGCCTGATGGCCGACAACATCGGCGGCTACCACGCGGAAAACATCGAATTCGTCTGCGGATTTGATGTCGATGAACGCAAAATCGGGCTGGAATTGAAGGATGCCATTTTCACCAAACCCAACTGCGCGATCGAGCTCTATACTGATATTAAAAGTGAAGCGCCTATCTACCGCTCGCCAGTTCTGGACGGTGTTTCGCCACAAATGCGCTCCTACCCCGCCGAAAACCGCTTTGTGGTGAAGGATGAGTTAAAAGAAACCGATTTGCTCACCAGCGGTGAACGGTACAATGCGGAACTCACAGCCGGCATTCGCGAAGAAATCGTCGCCCGCCTGCAAGCGCATGAGGCGGAAGTGCTGATCAATTACCTGCCCGTCGGCTCGCAGCTGGCTACGGAATTTTACGCCGGAATTTGCCTCGAACTAGGCATTTCGCTTGTGAACTGCATTCCGGTTTTCATCGCCTCGGACCCGGAATGGGAGCAGAAATTCATCGACGCGGGCATTCCGATCATCGGGGACGATATGCGCAGCCAGTTTGGTGCGAGTATTTTGTCGCAAATGTTGCAGGAACTTGCCTTTGAACGCGGCCATCACGTGAAGGCGCACATTCAGCGGAATGTAGGCGGCAACACCGATTTCCTCAATATGGAAGACAAAAACCGCCTGAAATCGAAGAAGATATCAAAAGAGAATGTGATCCGCGCGCAAAACGACATCCGGGGGATTTCTACCGCCGACAGCTTCCTGCACGCCGGTCCTTCCGAATACATCGCTTTTTACGGAGATAATAAAGTAGCCAATTTCCGGCTGGAACTCGAAGGCTTTATGGGCTCGCCCGTAACGCTCGATGCCCAGCTTTCGGTGCAGGATTCGCCTAACTCGGCCGGGGTGGTAATCGACGCCGTGCGCTATGTGTATGTTGCGCGCGAAATGGGGCTTGTGGGCGCATTACGCGGACCATCGGCTGCCACACAAAAGACGCCGCCGCAGCAAATGATGTTCGCCGACGCCACTTACGAATGCCACGCATTAGCCAAACGCGAGCTTACGGCATCGACCCGGAAACAGCTCAAAATGAGCCCCGTAATGGCCGATAGAATGGATTAAAAACGACAGACTTACTTTCCTAAACCCTTACTTCCCCGCGACCAGCACCTTCACGCCACGGTCTTCAAGGGATTTGATGGCCTCGTCCGGGATGCCCGCATCGGTCACGATGTACTGCACCTGGTCGAGGTCGCAAATTTTAGCGATGCCCCGCTTGCCGATCTTCGTGTGATCGGCGAGCACCACCACATTTTGCGCCGTCTCGATCATCTTCTGGTTCAGGCCGGCCTCCGTCAGGTTGCTGATCGACAGCCCAAAGTCGAAATCGATGCCGTCCACGCCGATAAACAGCACGCCGCACGAGATATGGTCGAGAATGTACTCGGCATAGGAGCCGGCCACCGACGACGAGTTCTGGCGGATCAACCCGCCCAATTGCAGCACCTCCACGTTTGGCCGGTTGCTCAGTTCCAGCGTCACTTTCACGGCCGGCGTGATCACCGTAATCTGTTTCGTAGGATGCAGACAGCGCGCCAGCTCGAACACCGTCGTGCCCGAGCCGATCATGATCGAATCGGTTTCCCGGATCAGGCCAATCGCCTCACGGGCAATGCTCTGCTTTTCGTCGGAGTTAATAAATTCCTTCTCGTTGATCGGCCGCTCCACGGCATAGGGGTTGTTGAGCGACCCGCCTCCGTGCGTCCTGAACAGCAGATTTTTGTCTTCGAGCAATTTCAGGTCCTTCCGGATGGTTACCCCCGAAACCTGCATTTGCTCCGAAAGCTGTATGATACTCACCGTACCAGCCCTTTTGAGCTCCTGCAAAATGAATTGATGCCTTTCCGTAATAGTCATGTCGGTACACTTTGGAAGCAAGTATAACAATTGTTGGCCGAACGGGGAAAGCTTAGCAGTAAACTAGCCGCCCGCTCATCCCATGTGTATGGTTTTCCATTCTAAAACATCCTTCATAAAAGGCGCAAACCGGGCATAATACTACTAAACAGCACATATTATCATATCATTATCATTCATGCGCACAAGTTTCAAAAAGTTTAATAATGTTTAATTTTGTTTAAATAATTTAATTTCATTTTGTTTGTATGGCATTCAAACTTCGATATTTCCAATTCATTATGCCTGATATTCCTATTTGACCATCCCGACGCCGCTTGAATTCCTAAACCGACCCCACATGACACCGACTACACCGTTTGACCGCATCGGACTTCCCCGACATCTCGCCTGGGGTTACCTGGGCATCCTGATCTTCATGATGGGCGACGGCGTGGAGCAAGGCTGGCTCAGCCCCTACCTCCTCGACCGCGGCATGACCATCCAGCAATCCGCATCGCTGTTTACCGTTTACGGCATTACCATCGCGGTTTCGTCCTGGTTTTCGGGCGTGCTAGCGGAAGGGTATGGGCCGCGTAAGGCCATGCTGATGGGCATTTTGCTATACATTATCGGCACGGTTGGTTTTGTAGGGCTTGGGATGGGATCGCTCAATTATCCCGTGATGCTGCTTACCTATGCGGTGCGGGGATTCGGGTATCCGTTGTTTGCCTATTCCTTTCTCGTCTGGATCACCTACCGCACGCCCGGGCACGCGCTTGGCCGCGCCGTGGGCTGGTTCTGGTTTGTTTTCACGGGCGGGCTCAATGTGTTCGGCGCCTATTATTCGAGCTGGGCCATCGAGCGCATTGGTTACCAGAATACGCTGTGGAGTTCGATATTCTGGGTGTCGGTCGGGGCATTTTTTGCATTGGTCCTGAACAAAGACCAGTTCGTTCCCTCAGGGCACGCGGCCGGTAAGGCCAAGGAGCTGCTGAAAGGCCTCACGATCATGCGCGAGGAGCCCAAAGTGCTGATCGGAGGCATTGTCAGGATCATTAATACCACGGCGCAATTCGCGTTTCCCGTGTTTTTGCCTACTTATATGGCGGCGCACGGGCTTTCTACGCAGGAATGGCTGTGGATATGGGGCACTATTTTCACCAGCAACATCATTTTCAACCTCATATTCGGCTTTGTGGGCGACAGGCTGGGCTGGCAAAACACGATCATGTGGTTCGGCGGGGTCGGGTGCGGCATCAGCACATTGCTTTTCTACTATTCCCCGGCGCTTTTCGACGGTAACTTCTGGCTGATCCTCATTCCCGGCATTTTATGGGGCGGCTTGCTGGCTGGTTATGTACCACTGTCGGCATTGGTTCCTTCGTTGGTAAGGGAGGAAAAAGGTGCTGCCATGGCCATCCTGAACCTCGGCGCTGGCCTGCCGGTGTTCATCGGCCCGGCGATAGTGGGCCTGTTCATCGGCACGATCGGCAGCGAAGGCGTGGCGTGGACGCTCGCGATCCTGTACTTCGTCAGCGCGGTGCTCACGCGCTTCATCACGCTACCCGAACCGGACCATGTCGCCACCAGTGAATCGGAAACCGTCAGCAGTGGCCTTGGATAACCGGTTCCAAACCACTCCCGACATTGAAATACATTCCAATACCAAAGGAAAACGACCACACAAACATGAAAATCCTGATTACCGCGCCCTATCACGACAAAGCACAGCAAGTATTGAAAGAGCATTTCGGAGAGGTTATTTACAAACCGTGGAAATTGCAGGAGCGCGCCTACAATGAAGCTGAGCTAAGCGCATTGCTACGCGAAACCGGCGCCGATGCCCTCATTACCGAGCACGACCACGTTACACCGGCCGTGATCACGGCATTTCCCGGGCTGCAATTTATCGGCGTGTGCCGCGGAACGCCGTCCAATGTGGCCGTAGCAACCGCCACGTCACTGGGCATTCCGGTTTTCAACACGCCCGCCCGCAATGCGCAGGCCGTGGCGGAAATGTTCATCGCCAACCTGATCACCCTCATGCGCAACACACTTGCCGGCATTGCCTGGCTGAAAGGCGGGCATTGGGAGGCCGGCGCGCATACTTCCTATTTGCAGTTCAAAGGGAATGAAATTGCGGGAAAAACCATCGGGATGGTCGGTTTTGGGGCGGTTGGACAAACTATTGCGAACCTGGTGAAACATTTTCCGGCGCAAATCTTATACTATGATCCGTTTTACACTTCGGACGATCCTGACTATCAAAAGGTGAGCCTGGAAGACGTTTTCCGCCTCAGCGATGTCGTGTCCATTCATTTGCCCGTCACCCCGGAAACCGAAGGCATGATCGGTGCGGAATTGATTGGTTTGATGAAAAAAGATGCCATTTTCGTGAATACGGCGCGTGCCGTGGTAGTGCAGCGCGAGGTGTTACTGGCCGCTATCGAAAGCCATGCCATCCGCGGCGCGATCCTCGACGTTTTCGACCATGAACCGCCTGATGCACTGGATTATCGCCTCATTCATCACCAAAACGTGCTTGCCACGCCGCACATTGCCGGGGCTACTTTTGAGGTGGAAGATCACCACGCCGACATTATGAACAAAGCCCTGCTCGGCTTTTATAAGGAGGGCAACCGCAACGTCCGCCAGCTCGTGAACCGCGGGGAATTGTCTGCCAAAACCCATTAATTCCTAAATCCATGACATTGAAACCGGCATACCTCGTGGCCGACATCGGGACCGGCAACGTGCGCGTGGCCATCGCCGATACTTCCGGCACGATCCTGGGCGTAGCGAGCGGCGACATGCGGTACGAAAAGGATGTCCATTATCCAGAATCCATTTTTTTCGACCCTAATGCCCTCTGGGTACAGATCAAAAACCTCGCGAAGGATGCATTGGCCCAGGCCGGACCGGTAACCGTTACGGCCATCACCGCTACGAGCCAGCGCGAGGGCATTGTGGCGCTCGACGGAGCCGGCAACCCGCTCCTCGGCATGCCCAATATCGACCACCGCGGCCGCGAATGGGAGGGCGCCACACCCGACAAACACGAAATTTACGCCCTCACCGGCCGCTATCCTACGTCGCTTTTTTCGGCATTGAAACTCGTAGGGCTTCGCAACCGGCGCCCGGAGATTTGGCAAAAGGTGTCGGCGATCGTCAGCATCAGCGACTGGGCGCAATATATGTTCGGCGGGAAGCTGGGCTATGAGCACTCGCAAGCCTCGGAAACCTTGCTGTACGATGTCGCCAGAGGCGAATGGTCGGAACGGCTTTGCGCGAAATTCGGGCTGAACGCCTCGCTGCTGCCGTCGCTTGTGCATTCGGGCTCCATTCTGGGCCGGGTGCTTCCGGAAACGGCCCGCGAGTTGGGCATCGCAGATTCGGCTGTTGTGGTGGTGGGCGGCTCAGACACGCAGCTGGCCATTATGAGCATGGCGCCCTCCGTGGAAGACATCGTGATCGTTTCCGGCACCACCACGCCCATTATCAAAATTGCCAGTCACTACCTTACCGACCCGCACGAGCGCACCTGGACCAACCGGCATACCGACAACGCCAGCTTCCTGCTCGAAGCGAACGCGGGCGTCACCGGCCTGAACTACCAGCGCCTCAAAGAGATTTTTTATCCCAATGAACCCTACGAACAGATCGAAACCGAAGTAGCGGCCATTCGCGACACGCATTGTGTGGCTGCGCTGGGCTCGCTGCTTGCGGGAGAGCAGGCACCGCTGACCCGCGGTGGGTTCGTTTTCAACACGCCGGTTTCGCACCAGCTTAGCCGGGCCCATTTCGTGTGGGCTACCCTGTGGGACATCGCGTGCAGCATTGCCGAAAACTATCAGGTCCTGCGCGAAGTAGCCCGCCACGACCGGGACTACGTGTGGATGTGCGGCGGCGGCGTCCAAAGCAAGCTGCTCAGGCAATTTATTGCCAATTTGTTGGGTAAAAAAGTAATGATCCGCACCAACTACCGCCAGGCCTCGGTCTCGGGCGGCGTGGTGGTGTGTAACAATGCATCAGGCATTCCGAACAGCGCACCGCGAACGCTGGAAGTTACCGAACCGGACGGCGATGCGATTTATGCCGGGTGGTATGAAGACTGGAAGTGCGCCAGGCGTGCATTCAAGTCGTCGCATTGACATTAAACCCTTCATTTTCAATAATATCGTTCAATGCAGGCATATTTCATAGGAATTGACGTGGGCACGCAGGGTGTGCGGGTGGTAATGCTCGATAACACGGGCAGCACGATCGGCAGCAGCGAGCAGATTTTCCCGCTCACGCCAGGCTCGCGTGAGGAGCAGTCGCCGGCGGTATGGTGGGAAGCGGTGTGGGAATGCCTGCAAAAATTGCTGCATGCAGCCCGCGGGAACATTGACCTGAATGCGGTAAAGGCCGTTTCCGTCACATCCACATCCGGCACGGTAATCCCGCTCGGCGACAACCACGAACCCCTGCATAAAGCATTGATGTACTCTGACACCCGCCCTGCCGAAGAAGGAAAGCATTGCCGCGAGCTGGCACTTCGCTACCATGCGGAGGGTTACACGGGTTTCAATGCGTCGAGCGGTTTGTCAAAAATGGTTTGGTATTCCAAACATTACCCTGAAAACGCAGCGCGGATCAAAACCTGGGTTCATGCGGCGGATTTTATCATCGGGAAACTCTGCGGCGATTACTCAGTCACGGACTTCACGAATGCATTGAAATCGGGCTTCGACGTCGGCTCCGGTGAATGGCCGTCGTGGCTCACGGAGCATCTGCCGCTACACAAGGATTGGTTTCAAAAAGTGGTTCCTTCGGGTACGACCATCGGTAATTTGCTCCCGGACCTGCGTGAAAGTCTTGGCCTGGGCCCTATTCGCGTGATAGCAGGCATGACCGACGGCTGCGCGTCGCAAGTCGCTTCCGGTGCCGTGCAACCCGGCGACTGGAACACGACCATCGGCACAACGCTCGTAGTGAAAGGCGTCACGATCCGCGAGGTCCGCGATCCCGAAGGCCGCCTTTACAGCCACCGGCACCCCGAAGGCTACTGGATGCCCGGCGGTGCAGGCAATATCGGCGCCGATTGGGTGTCCGCCGGCTTTGCCGACGACCTGGCCGCGCTCAACACGGCGGCTGCCAGCCTCATCCCCACCGGACTGATCGCCTACCCGCTCCTGCAAGCCGGCGAGCGATTTCCGTTCATTGCGCCGCAGGCACGCGGGTTTGCACCTGCCGATGCCAGCCGGGAAGCTACATTCGCCGCCAATATGGAAGGCGTGGCATTTGTGGAGCGGTATGCCTACGAAATGATCGAAAAACTCTCGCGGGAAGTGGTGAAGGCAGTGTACACGGCCGGCGGCGGCAGCAACAGCGATGTGTGGCTGCGCATCCGCGCCAACGTCCTGAACAGGCCCGTACACAAATGCGGTAATGTGACCGGCGCGGCAGGAGCGGCGATTGTAGCCGCCGCAGGCTCGCATTTCGGGACGCTTTCCGAAGCCGCACGGGCGATGACACGCATTGAAAGCACCGTGTACCCCGAGCCCGCATTGGCAGAAGCCTACCGGCAGCAATACCGGAATTTTATCCAAACTTTAACCGAAAAAGGATTTATAGCAGGGCCTGTGCCCGTAACCCACTGATCATGCTTCAAGTGTATCTGCTCCGCCACGGAGAAACGTTCTGGAATGCCGACGGCAACCGCTACTGCGGCGCTACCGACATCGGTCTCACTCCCAAAGGCCTCGAACAGGCCCGCGAGGCCGCGACATTGCTTCAAAACATAGCATTCGACGCCGTTTACACCTCCCCGCTTCAACGGGCGCACCACACGGCTACCATCGCTTCGGGCCATTACCCTGGCATAATCGTAGATGAGCGGCTTACGGAGGCTTCGTTCGGGGAATGGGAAGGCAAAACGCGGGCGGAGTTCATTGCCGAAAATCCGGCACTCTGGGACGCCTGGGCGCAGGAGCCCGATTACGTGCGCGCCGGCGGCACCGGCGAAACGGCCGTAGAGATCGTGACGCGCGTGGATGATTTTTTTAATGAAATACTGGAAAAACACCCGAATGGCACCGTGCTCGTAGTGGCGCACAATGCGGTGAACCGCTTTTATATGGCCTGGAAACTGGGGATGCCGCTCAAAAATTACCGGCAGATCGTCCAGGAAAACTCCTCGGTGACTTTGTTCAGCCTTGATGCGCAAGGTGAATTCAGCCTTTTAAAACTCAACTGTCGCTCCTGATCTTATTGTTTTTATGAAACCAAAACTCCTTAATTACCTGGCGCTCACCGCAATGCTTACTCTTGCCAGTGCCGCGGGCGGCCTTGCGCAGGACCGGCTTAATGTTCTGAAAATCAAAACGGCGAAGGACCTGCATGCCTATTTCAAATATACAGGCAACGACCCGGTGCTCATTGCCGGGCACCGCGGCGGGATGGTGACAGGGTTTCCTGAAAACTCCATCGCCACCTTCGAAAATACGTTGAAGCACACGCCGGCGTTTTTCGAAATAGACCCGCGCCTGACGAAAGACAGCGTAATGGTACTCATGCACGACGCCACGCTCGACCGCACCACCACCGGCACGGGCAAGCTTTCGAACTATACTTACGAAGAGCTCAAAAAATTCAGGCTCAAAGACGCAGAGGGCAACGTTACCGATTTCCCCATTCCGACATTATCCGAGGTGATTGAATGGGCGCGCGGCAAAACGGTCCTTAACCTCGATCATAAGGACGTACCCCTGGCCATGACCGCCGCGCTGATCCGCAAGCACAAAGCCGATGCATTTGTAATGCTCACCGTGCACAGCGCCGCCGAAATGCAGTATTACTTATCTCAAAACAAAAACCACACCTTCTCCGCATTCATCCGCAACAGGAAGGAGTACGAGGATTACGAAAAAGCCAACGCACCATTCAGCCAGATGATTGCCTACATCGGGCCGCACGTAAAGCCCGAAAACAAGGCATTGTACGAACTGCTCAACAAAAAAGGCACGATGTGCATGATCTCCGCGGCATCGTCCTACGACAAACTGAAAACCGCCGATGAACGCAAGGCCGCCTACCAGGCGATTGCAAAAGACGGGGCGTCCATCCTGGAATCCGATTTGCCCATCGAAGCAGCCGAAGCCGTGAAAGAATACACACAAAAGGCGCATTCGAAACAGCGCTTCTTCGGCAAAAAGTAGTCCGATCCGCATTGACGCACGAGCGCTACCAGTCAAAATCCCTGTACAACGGCGGACGCTCCTGTCCGCTTTTGAACAGGGATTTTTGCTGAAACAGGCTCAAACTCAATGCAAATGACGTTTCAGATAACTGGCAGGATATTTTACATACAGAAATGGATTAAATAACCGCTAACCAATTCTCATGAGACGAAGCGATTTGGGTGAATTTGAAGAAATCGTATTGCTGGCTGTGGCCGCACTGGCCCCGGGCGCCTACTCGGTGAGCATTGCCGAAGAGCTCGAAAGCGAAACAGGCCAGACCGTGAGCACCGGCGCCGTACACGCCGCCTTGCAGCGCCTGGAACAGAAGGGTTACCTGCATTCTCATTTGGGCGAGGCCACGCAGGAGCGCGGCGGACGCCGCAAACGGCTCTTTACCGTTACCGCTTACGGCGGCAAAGTGCTCCACGAGGCACGCACCGTGCGAAACAGCCTCTGGAACCGCATTGCACCGACGGAATTATCCAAAATGGGCCTCGATTTTTCAAACAGCTGACCTATGCGACCACCACTCCCACCCCGCTGGCTCGATAAGCTGGCCACGCGCATTTGCGCCCCGCACCTGCGCGAAGAATTGCTGGGCGACCTGCACGAACGCTACGCCCTGCGCCACCGGCGTGGCGGCGCGCGCAAGGCGAATTTCTTTTTTGCCCGCGAGGTTGCCGCATTGCTCCGGCCCTCGATCATGAGGCGGAAACCGGCGGCTTATGGCGCGCCGTCTGCATTCAGCGGCGATATGCTGCGGAATTATTTCAAAATCGGTTCGCGTGTGTTGCTCAAAAACAGCGGCTATTCGCTGATTCACCTCACCGGACTTTCGATCGGGCTTTGGGCTTGCATGATGGTGGCTACGGTGGTGATCGACAGCCTTTCGTACGACCGACAGTGGAGCAGGAAAGATGATATTTACCGGATCGTCACCCGGAACAGTATGGGTACCGGGTTTTCTGAGCGCAATTCGTCTTCGCCCATCGGGACTGGCGCCGAAACTGCAAAGTGATTACGCGGAAGTGCAGTCATGGTCGTCGGTGGACACGCATGAGCGGCATTTCAAAATACAGCCGGGAGATGATGCGGCCGTTAATACGAGTT includes:
- a CDS encoding type I restriction endonuclease, with translation MDFKDQIKQFSERVSKLRDSIHTEEATKNAFIMPFLQILGYDVFNPLEVVPEFICDIGIKKGEKIDYAIFRDGSPIILVECKHWKQKLDVHDGQLLRYFHVSKAKFSILTNGTVFRFYTDLVEPNKMDEKPFLEFNIEEIKDGQIEQLKEFHKAYFDVDNIYQSASELKYINEIRHLVTQEFNEPNDEFVKYFARQVYPSVMTSKVVDAFRALVKRTITNIINDTINERLKSAIAKHDAPIQEEPAPGTMTVANSSPGNQDKEIVTTDEELEGFYIVRSILRPKIPAARITHRDALSYFAIFVDDNNRKPVCRLYLNSPTKRHIGVFDSDKKETKFEIKTIDDIYNHSESLTKIVELYLDTKK
- a CDS encoding glucuronyl esterase domain-containing protein, translating into MKIKLLSTLLLITFASAFAQQAANRPTVVAGFPVNYNEDSVGTYTLPELLKTADGKPVTTARQWTEKRRPELLRLAEENQFGKMPPKPKDLSFHAFDDGTPAFDGKAIRKQVTVYFTKDTSEHRMNLLIYTPAKAVKPVPLLMNISFTAYNQIIDDPGLRVGEIWNKEGKKVKADKPTPFGKLNVEQFIDAGIGFATVYYGDIEPDFKDGLTHGIRKTYLKPGQTEPAADEWGAISAWAWGLSRAMDYFETDRQIDTKRIALQGASRLGKTVLWAGIRDPRFKMVIASISGEGGAALARRNYGETIRHISDPSRYLYQFAPNYHGWAGRVNDMPIDAHMLVALMAPRPLLLQTGSTDYWSDPKGEFLSAVAAAPVYRLFGETAPSTSATMPAAGDTALLMNRLGYFMHEGGHTVLPEDWQLFIRYMQKYL
- a CDS encoding inositol-3-phosphate synthase, giving the protein MSNIDQKIKVAIVGVGNCASSLVQGVEYYTRYADKTSGLMADNIGGYHAENIEFVCGFDVDERKIGLELKDAIFTKPNCAIELYTDIKSEAPIYRSPVLDGVSPQMRSYPAENRFVVKDELKETDLLTSGERYNAELTAGIREEIVARLQAHEAEVLINYLPVGSQLATEFYAGICLELGISLVNCIPVFIASDPEWEQKFIDAGIPIIGDDMRSQFGASILSQMLQELAFERGHHVKAHIQRNVGGNTDFLNMEDKNRLKSKKISKENVIRAQNDIRGISTADSFLHAGPSEYIAFYGDNKVANFRLELEGFMGSPVTLDAQLSVQDSPNSAGVVIDAVRYVYVAREMGLVGALRGPSAATQKTPPQQMMFADATYECHALAKRELTASTRKQLKMSPVMADRMD
- a CDS encoding DeoR/GlpR family DNA-binding transcription regulator; translated protein: MTITERHQFILQELKRAGTVSIIQLSEQMQVSGVTIRKDLKLLEDKNLLFRTHGGGSLNNPYAVERPINEKEFINSDEKQSIAREAIGLIRETDSIMIGSGTTVFELARCLHPTKQITVITPAVKVTLELSNRPNVEVLQLGGLIRQNSSSVAGSYAEYILDHISCGVLFIGVDGIDFDFGLSISNLTEAGLNQKMIETAQNVVVLADHTKIGKRGIAKICDLDQVQYIVTDAGIPDEAIKSLEDRGVKVLVAGK
- a CDS encoding MFS transporter; translated protein: MTPTTPFDRIGLPRHLAWGYLGILIFMMGDGVEQGWLSPYLLDRGMTIQQSASLFTVYGITIAVSSWFSGVLAEGYGPRKAMLMGILLYIIGTVGFVGLGMGSLNYPVMLLTYAVRGFGYPLFAYSFLVWITYRTPGHALGRAVGWFWFVFTGGLNVFGAYYSSWAIERIGYQNTLWSSIFWVSVGAFFALVLNKDQFVPSGHAAGKAKELLKGLTIMREEPKVLIGGIVRIINTTAQFAFPVFLPTYMAAHGLSTQEWLWIWGTIFTSNIIFNLIFGFVGDRLGWQNTIMWFGGVGCGISTLLFYYSPALFDGNFWLILIPGILWGGLLAGYVPLSALVPSLVREEKGAAMAILNLGAGLPVFIGPAIVGLFIGTIGSEGVAWTLAILYFVSAVLTRFITLPEPDHVATSESETVSSGLG
- a CDS encoding 2-hydroxyacid dehydrogenase — protein: MKILITAPYHDKAQQVLKEHFGEVIYKPWKLQERAYNEAELSALLRETGADALITEHDHVTPAVITAFPGLQFIGVCRGTPSNVAVATATSLGIPVFNTPARNAQAVAEMFIANLITLMRNTLAGIAWLKGGHWEAGAHTSYLQFKGNEIAGKTIGMVGFGAVGQTIANLVKHFPAQILYYDPFYTSDDPDYQKVSLEDVFRLSDVVSIHLPVTPETEGMIGAELIGLMKKDAIFVNTARAVVVQREVLLAAIESHAIRGAILDVFDHEPPDALDYRLIHHQNVLATPHIAGATFEVEDHHADIMNKALLGFYKEGNRNVRQLVNRGELSAKTH